The genomic interval AATCACCTCGGCGGTTCCTTCCAATGATCGATCAAACGCCTCAAATACCAGGGGACAGCCCTGTGAAATTAACGCTTCGCTGGTCGCCGGTCCAATGGCAACCGGCAGCACATTGGCCGGCAGCGGCCGTTCCGATAGCAGGAACCGCGCCGCCTGCGGGCTGGTGAAGACCACCGCCGCCGGATCATCGAGTCCGCGGATGGTCCCGGCCAATTGCGGGTGCTTCACCATATCATAGCAGACCAGCCGTTCAAACGCCCCCGCCTCCGCGGCCAGAGCGGTCTCGAGATCCTCGCCGGCCGCGGCGCCGCAGGGAAACAGGACGCGTCCGATCGCGCCTTTGAATTCTGCGGCGAATTGTTCCGCCAGCGAGACCGCATCGGCGACATCGCCGACAAAATGCGGAGCCCAGCCGGCCTCCCGCATTGCCTGCGCGGTCTTCCTCCCCACTGCTGCCAAACGGGTTGTCGGCGAAAACGCGGCGCGGTGCTCCTGCAGGAGCCGTTTGAATTCGCGCACCGTGACTTGGCTGGTGAAGATGACCCAATCGTAGGCGGCGAGATTGGCCAGACAACGCCGTTGGTGATCGCGGTCACCGGCTTCGACAGTGACAAACACCGGCACGGGCACCGCTTCAAGGCGCGGTGAGGCGACCGCCTTGATGAAGGCTTGAGCGCGTTCGGGCTCGCGCGTGATCCAAATCGATCCGCGGCCCTCCAGGTCGCGTTGTGCCTCCCGTTTCAGATAGGCGACCGCCGACAGAATGATGGACTCCGGATCGCGTCCGCAGACAATCACCCGGCGGGGGGCGCCACCCTGATCATCGCCGAGAAATGACGCCAGGCGGTACCCCTCCCCGGTTTTCTCGGCGGCTGTGCCCAGCGCCAGTTGGCAACCGCCTTCCAGACGACGCAGCACTTCCCGCTCGAGATAGACAATCTGACGGAGCTCGGGGGAATCGAGGCGGGTTACGATGGCGCGCGTCTCGCGGTCATTCTGTCGCACCTGCAAGCCCAACGCCCCTTGCGCCGGC from bacterium carries:
- the hemC gene encoding hydroxymethylbilane synthase, whose protein sequence is MKIGTRGSELALWQARHVRALLQQAAGVDAELVIIKTAGDKDLDTPFVGMTGKGFFTKEIEDALLAGKIDLAVHSLKDLQTVMPDGLMLGAVPERADRRDILLIRREAFDAGMPLRLRHGANVGTSSARRVAQLRFLRPDLTLEPLRGNVPTRVRKLKEGRYDAILAASAGLDRLELPLDEFHVYRLSESLLVPAPAQGALGLQVRQNDRETRAIVTRLDSPELRQIVYLEREVLRRLEGGCQLALGTAAEKTGEGYRLASFLGDDQGGAPRRVIVCGRDPESIILSAVAYLKREAQRDLEGRGSIWITREPERAQAFIKAVASPRLEAVPVPVFVTVEAGDRDHQRRCLANLAAYDWVIFTSQVTVREFKRLLQEHRAAFSPTTRLAAVGRKTAQAMREAGWAPHFVGDVADAVSLAEQFAAEFKGAIGRVLFPCGAAAGEDLETALAAEAGAFERLVCYDMVKHPQLAGTIRGLDDPAAVVFTSPQAARFLLSERPLPANVLPVAIGPATSEALISQGCPLVFEAFDRSLEGTAEVIHGLFAI